From Oreochromis aureus strain Israel breed Guangdong linkage group 4, ZZ_aureus, whole genome shotgun sequence, a single genomic window includes:
- the si:dkey-89b17.4 gene encoding zinc finger protein 646 yields MAMHDMSRAKGFPCKECDMVCPSTPSLLEHMKAHYQQEETGRFECEQCGRIYKHAASLANHKKSHEVGSFQCPVCTRTLPNAVALKNHLRIHTLSPSSAHTEEESEEVPEEAGHDERDYGLTQDLSDGFGRSHLNNSGMGHSVLQSHETDEHAKKGSPESDDAWDRPFKCDQCDRTYRHHGSLVNHKKCHQQGTFKCSVCFKQFGNLAALNSHERTHSKFKTPGASMVSSSSSSSSLHDSERSTGTQSSQSEDTTACFCHLCQVALPNKADFQEHILLHNTASPTLSLPRSFPGIMPHNLSAVRSPAYTPALGDPLPLPLPPVPTEKRGPYDPIMGPPVNNPIYTCAYCGAGHPDLETLKVHYLTHDPHPPSHSQDSSILNSETLSSGSQSSVASPSGGRVPQANSPDDEERRFKCGECGKSYRHAGSLVNHKRCHQTGHYQCTICCKQYPHLAALHSHLRSHKGRPSNQPINNDSNDWLSPEPLTLDSQQSYVQEGSGATTPISLPGNLGEAAHFVPDGGHSSGLDSLEFHDRFDGSSLSQSSSAHRQADRHVCADCGEMYGDVSGIKSHMCPRRGQQQQQANMSNGFMGNMNYHSSSGTSLPAGSSSSLKEGGSQRQYPQSGGKRMGSNDKDDDDDGEVYQCSVCGNHYASLRALRSHLRSHANNPTGPGPSNLQQDWRMICSTCGQTFARKQDLLNHQLIHGPQRPDGQQQGIAGSSANGNEKMDGRSHICVDCGMFFADRHHLITHLCPGKNRGNSMNKPGLNGAKGMSGGDGVGGGVAGRSCDVGADGRRPMVDQSDKPHKCDQCGRGYRHPCSLLNHKKSHKTGVFRCLVCQKRYYNLLALKNHQRTHFDLKRHKCEECGKAFKIQKQLINHLRLHEEHRAKGLVRTGPNGSRFQQPDPSQMQTMRGEPSKGQVMGVKYSHQGFKKPYSSAGTSRPQKFDPAESARRPFACEECGKTYRHAGSLANHKNLHKIGEYHCNVCNSTYPNRLAMKNHLRLHFAQKKHNCQECGKGFRTQRQLATHTTAGLCKGPQGPGAQMDFECDGCCEGFATADELAAHDCPAQHLPSSSSTNTSTTISTEKNSVDMDSDERPYACDLCSCAYKHASSLLNHKHTHKTGNFRCNFCDKPYTNYMALRNHMRIHTQRKKHICHTCGKAFRLARFLRNHQKVHEEGATPFGCPTCGKSFQGRSGLARHRCGDNQVGMEVRRKATAPTGEGEECRYTCDQCGRSYRHASSLLNHKNTHTVGIYHCAVCLKTYSNLLALKNHRRIHSETRRHRCHDCGKAFRVSSQLYNHRRVHQKQRELTCRSCQRAFPTQASFRLHMEITHGQTPQPRQPRTQQPRPGGSQDLGWGSGLDLTLMQEQGLNPSSVAKARSQGSNSEVVKSHVCDQCGRSYRHASSLLNHKNSHKTGTYFCSSCQKEFPNLMSLKNHRRIHTEPKRYQCPDCGKSFRVSTQLICHRRIHTKEKPFSCQQCDKRFSSKSNLRHHMKVHWSGSSAPPPMSMGAPNFLDLRPVVSSSSSRSFVCGQCGRSYRHASSLLNHKNSHKTGTYFCSSCQKEFPNLMSLKNHRRIHTEPKRYHCPDCGKSFRVSTALICHRRIHTKEKPFSCQQCDKRFSSKSNLRHHMKVHWKSPLLSRSRSSAFLAVSSRPF; encoded by the exons ATGGCAATGCATGATATGAGTCGTGCCAAGGGTTTCCCCTGTAAAGAATGTGATATGGTTTGCCCGAGTACTCCAAGTCTTCTAGAACATATGAAAGCACATTATCAGCAAGAAGAGACCGGTCGTTTTGAGTGTGAACAGTGTGGACGAATTTATAAACACGCAGCTAGTCTAGCCAATCATAAAAAATCTCACGAAGTTGGCTCATTCCAGTGTCCTGTTTGTACACGTACGCTACCCAACGCAGTAGCTTTGAAAAATCACTTACGGATCCATACTCTATCCCCTAGTAGTGCACACACAGAGGAAGAGAGTGAGGAAGTGCCCGAAGAAGCCGGCCACGACGAGAGGGACTACGGTCTCACCCAGGACCTCTCGGACGGGTTTGGGCGCTCCCATTTGAACAATAGTGGTATGGGACATAGTGTCCTGCAAAGCCACGAGACAGACGAACACGCAAAAAAAGGCTCCCCTGAATCCGACGACGCTTGGGACAGACCTTTCAAGTGTGATCAGTGTGACAGAACTTACCGGCACCACGGTAGCCTGGTGAACCACAAGAAGTGTCACCAACAAGGAACTTTTAagtgctctgtgtgtttcaaaCAATTTGGCAACCTGGCTGCCTTAAACAGCCACGAGAGAACTCACTCGAAGTTCAAGACCCCTGGGGCCTCAATGgtgagcagcagcagtagcagcagcagcctccacGACTCGGAGCGCAGCACTGGCACCCAGTCATCTCAAAGTGAAGACACCACCGCCTGTTTCTGCCACCTCTGCCAGGTAGCACTGCCAAATAAGGCAGATTTCCAAGAACACATCCTGCTGCACAACACTGCTTCACCCACCCTCAGCCTGCCACGGAGTTTTCCAGGAATCATGCCTCATAATCTGAGTGCTGTTCGATCCCCGGCATACACGCCGGCGCTGGGGGACCCTCTGCCTCTGCCTCTGCCACCTGTGCCGACTGAGAAGAGGGGCCCCTATGACCCCATTATGGGCCCTCCAGTCAACAACCCCATCTATACATGTGCATACTGTGGCGCAGGACACCCAGATCTGGAGACACTGAAAGTCCATTATCTAACTCATGatccccaccctccctcccatAGTCAGGACAGCTCCATCCTCAACTCGGAGACTCTAAGTTCCGGATCCCAGAGCTCAGTGGCCTCCCCGTCAGGAGGTCGTGTGCCCCAGGCTAATTCTCCAGATGATGAAGAGCGGCGCTTTAAATGTGGGGAGTGTGGCAAAAGTTACCGGCATGCAGGGAGCCTGGTCAACCACAAACGCTGCCACCAAACGGGCCACTACCAGTGCACCATCTGCTGTAAGCAGTACCCTCACCTGGCAGCACTACATAGCCACCTACGAAGCCACAAGGGTCGTCCTTCCAATCAGCCTATTAACAATGACAGCAATGACTGGCTATCCCCAGAGCCCCTGACTCTGGACTCGCAGCAGAGCTACGTCCAGGAAGGTAGTGGTGCCACCACTCCAATCTCCCTGCCAGGAAATCTTGGCGAAGCTGCCCACTTTGTACCAGATGGAGGCCACAGCAGTGGGCTAGACTCTCTTGAGTTCCATGATCGCTTTGATGGCAGCTCACTCTCTCAGAGCAGCTCTGCTCACCGGCAAGCTGACAGACACGTATGTGCCGACTGCGGTGAGATGTATGGCGATGTGTCTGGCATCAAGTCGCACATGTGTCCCCGCCgtggccagcagcagcagcaggccaaTATGTCCAATGGTTTTATGGGGAATATGAACTACCATAGCTCCAGTGGAACCTCGCTGCCTGCTGGAAGCTCCAGCAGCCTGAAAGAAGGCGGCAGTCAACGACAGTATCCTCAAAGTGGAGGCAAGAGAATGGGAAGCAATGACAaagatgacgatgatgatggaGAGGTGTATCAGTGCTCAGTTTGTGGCAACCACTATGCTAGTCTGAGAGCTCTCAGAAGTCACCTGCGTAGTCATGCCAACAACCCCACAGGGCCAGGACCCTCCAATCTGCAGCAGGACTGGAGGATGATCTGCTCTACCTGTGGCCAGACTTTTGCCAGAAAGCAGGATCTCCTGAATCATCAGTTAATCCATGGGCCCCAAAGGCCAGATGGTCAGCAACAGGGTATTGCAGGGAGTTCAGCCAACGGCAACGAAAAGATGGATGGCCGGAGCCACATTTGTGTTGACTGTGGCATGTTTTTCGCCGATCGCCACCACCTGATCACCCACCTGTGCCCTGGGAAGAATCGAGGTAACTCGATGAACAAGCCTGGCCTAAATGGAGCCAAAGGGATGTCTGGAGGAGACGGCGTTGGCGGTGGTGTCGCTGGAAGAAGTTGTGACGTTGGCGCAGATGGACGTAGGCCAATGGTTGATCAGAGTGACAAGCCCCACAAGTGTGACCAATGTGGGCGAGGATACAGACATCCATGCTCTCTCCTTAACCACAAGAAGTCCCACAAGACCGGTGTTTTCCGTTGCCTTGTGTGCCAAAAACGTTACTACAACCTGCTGGCGCTCAAGAATCACCAAAGGACCCACTTTGACTTAAAGAG GCACAAGTGTGAAGAATGTGGCAAAGCCTTCAAGATCCAAAAGCAATTGATCAACCATCTCCGTCTCCATGAAGAACACCGAGCCAAAGGCCTTGTTCGGACTGGCCCAAACGGTTCCCGCTTCCAGCAGCCTGACCCATCTCAAATGCAGACTATGAGAGGGGAGCCATCGAAGGGCCAGGTGATGGGGGTCAAATACAGCCACCAAGGGTTCAAAAAGCCCTACTCGTCAGCCGGTACTTCCAGACCCCAGAAGTTTGATCCTGCCGAAAGTGCACGGCGGCCGTTTGCCTGCGAAGAATGTGGGAAGACTTACCGCCATGCGGGCAGCCTGGCCAATCACAAGAACCTTCACAAAATTGGAGAGTACCACTGCAATGTTTGCAACTCTACATATCCGAACAGGCTGGCAATGAAAAACCACCTTCGTCTCCACTTTGCCCAAAAGAAGCACAACTGCCAAGAGTGCGGCAAGGGCTTCCGCACCCAAAGGCAGCTCGCTACTCACACTACAGCTGGCCTGTGCAAAGGCCCACAAGGCCCTGGCGCTCAGATGGATTTCGAGTGCGACGGCTGCTGCGAAGGCTTTGCCACAGCTGACGAGCTTGCGGCTCATGACTGTCCAGCCCAGCACCTGCCTTCATCGTCCTCCACCAACACCTCGACAACCATCAGTACCGAGAAGAACTCGGTAGACATGGACTCTGACGAGAGGCCCTATGCCTGCGACCTATGCAGCTGCGCCTACAAACACGCCAGCTCCCTGTTGAACCACAAGCACACCCACAAGACCGGAAACTTCAGGTGCAACTTCTGCGACAAGCCCTATACCAACTACATGGCACTACGCAACCACATGCGCATCCACACACAGCGGAAGAAGCACATCTGCCACACATGTGGGAAAGCCTTCCGACTGGCCCGGTTCCTCCGCAACCACCAGAAAGTCCACGAGGAAGGCGCCACCCCCTTTGGCTGCCCCACCTGTGGGAAGAGCTTCCAGGGGAGGTCCGGTCTGGCCAGGCACCGCTGCGGGGACAACCAGGTAGGCATGGAAGTCAGGAGGAAGGCCACTGCACCCACGGGAGAGGGCGAAGAGTGTCGGTACAC ATGTGATCAGTGCGGCCGTTCCTACCGCCATGCCAGCTCCCTCCTCAACCACAAAAACACCCATACTGTCGGCATCTACCACTGCGCCGTGTGCCTCAAGACCTACTCCAACCTGCTTGCCCTGAAGAACCATCGTCGTATCCACTCTGAGACGCGGCGCCACCGATGCCATGACTGCGGAAAGGCCTTTCGAGTTTCCTCCCAGCTCTACAACCACCGGCGTGTCCACCAGAAGCAGCGGGAGCTGACCTGCCGGTCCTGCCAGCGAGCCTTTCCCACGCAGGCTAGCTTCAGGCTCCACATGGAGATCACTCATGGCCAGACACCGCAGCCCCGCCAGCCCAGAACCCAGCAGCCCCGCCCAGGGGGCTCCCAGGACCTGGGCTGGGGGTCAGGCCTGGACCTCACCCTGATGCAAGAGCAAGGACTCAATCCCAGCAGCGTGGCCAAAGCCCGCAGCCAAGGGAGCAACAGCGAGGTCGTCAAGTCCCATGTCTGTGACCAGTGCGGTCGCTCGTACCGCCACGCCAGCTCCCTGCTCAACCACAAGAACAGCCACAAAACCGGGACCTACTTCTGCAGCTCGTGCCAGAAAGAGTTCCCCAACCTGATGTCCCTGAAGAACCACCGGCGCATCCATACTGAGCCCAAACGCTACCAGTGCCCCGACTGCGGCAAGTCCTTCAGGGTGTCCACCCAGCTCATCTGCCACCGCCGCATCCACACCAAGGAGAAGCCATTCTCCTGCCAGCAGTGCGACAAACGCTTCTCCTCCAAGTCCAACCTGAGGCACCACATGAAGGTGCACTGGAGCGGCTCATCGGCGCCTCCACCCATGTCCATGGGAGCGCCCAACTTCCTGG ATCTGAGACCGGTGGTTTCGAGCAGCAGCTCCAGGAGCTTCGTCTGCGGCCAGTGCGGTCGCTCGTACCGCCACGCCAGCTCCCTGCTCAACCACAAGAACAGCCACAAGACCGGGACCTACTTCTGCAGCTCGTGCCAGAAGGAGTTCCCCAACCTGATGTCCCTGAAGAACCACCGGCGGATCCACACTGAGCCCAAACGCTACCACTGCCCTGACTGCGGCAAGTCCTTCAGGGTTTCCACGGCACTCATCTGCCACCGCCGCATCCACACCAAGGAGAAGCCGTTCTCCTGCCAGCAGTGCGACAAACGCTTCTCCTCCAAGTCCAACCTGAGGCACCACATGAAGGTGCACTGGAAGAGCCCACTGCTGTCCAGAAGCCGGTCTTCGGCCTTCCTTGCCGTCTCCTCCAGACCTTTCTGA